In a genomic window of Styela clava chromosome 11, kaStyClav1.hap1.2, whole genome shotgun sequence:
- the LOC120346911 gene encoding uncharacterized protein LOC120346911, with amino-acid sequence MYKSTAMNFFLVVAVIIGISVAEDNAKSVEKCTIHGERCTFPFTFRGKSYDECTSDGVESERTWCPTYIYPNGSAHLNYCSPCWGDQRCYLRADSFPDTTWTLNCPPGCVYVQRQMYGTDNEYSSDSFICAAAIHEGLLTNETGGEVKFVKEDWKAPFLTRVVKNEVSSKPSKKEDFSMMSFIKPLVVGPSPKLIFSHDKSSISMFTSDSTKYQSLIDGQTYATGVAVDVRNKKIYWIDMTQRSIWRGDFDGKKVTNKRKIIDHTKVVRPENVAVDWIHGNIFWTDSGSNSVGVAKVTGANVALIKKGDKHYNPRGLAVDPKNGLVYITDFGKNPKIERCSMSVKDECETLIDDDVAWPSGIALDIQRNQMCWTDRKIPMLSCSNTDGKRRRNMKLSEGRLKDPFAITLYKNRVYWTDWINTCILSINFLNWNDLHFHVGELENPSGISIYDRDAQLLYPNQCDGSRCEYLCVPSQDGAKCQCKDGKCGQVAVKPKPQAAVDIYVADMSTIIRLKLKLESRETDTKTVLSRLGWAATVAIDAAKETIYWSDTTSKKIEAAKLSDNLATSQRRTFLDNSERYLGKVEGIAIDPITRLIYWTDSSSNSVYVSNLDPVNGPRHVSQVVKGDANYKPKAIALDPERGYMYIVNSSPPAKIQKCEMGKQSNCQNIIKDAVLQVNWITIDYEEKRLYFSDSILDKIESSDLDGNGRKVIISGRATIPQPYAVGIYKDRVYWNDWGTRRLMSADKTTGKDMHILSRTLRRPMGMVLYDPKNPMPEKYRNLCATNNCRHLCLPSPYKRSGIQYSCVCPEKMKGVSNAPECSGSNAPGIVRPVVCGRGFENSKQDPTQCVDKDECKVNKGGCQDECENKPGSFECKCAKGSELQKDGKSCKVLVVDPCKPNPCKNGGDCKTPGSDFICACPVGFKGKTCEEIDVRIKPVEPYDPKKAIRLHCVSPMNLNRKIIWRLNRVEIDFASGWVSIKEEGRLLVIYSPHFSYSGVYTCQVGYGDTEKTAEFVVKIPAIPSAICGKAPGIDIPSRTIVEKVLGGKLTKALMAPFMAMLYKKSIGIKTKQGVFCGGSIIDTKHIVTAAHCFKLIAEDEVTVYVGRRDTDLQYKEPYEQSSDIKKLIKHDEFDPVTLDVDIAIIVLKDPIYFSQAVKPICIAKPTDTDKSKAARPPNYGLVFGWGIKSDGTNSKFLREVKLPVVKQSKCRETYKISSTMFCAGGDADKDACEGDSGGPFTLWSGDSWYLGGIVSWGHTCGIKGKPGVYTRIGTKLRRWIYEKSDL; translated from the exons ATGTACAAGAGTACTGCAATGAATTTCTTCCTCGTCGTCGCCGTTATTATCGGTATTTCTGTGGCCGAAGATAATGCTAAATCAG tGGAAAAATGCACCATTCATGGAGAGAGATGCACCTTCCCCTTTACATTCAGAGGCAAAAGTTATGATGAATGTACAAGTGATGGGGTAGAAAGCGAAAGAACTTGGTGCCCTACTTATATTTATCCAAATGGCAGTGCCCATCTGAATTACTGCTCACCATGCTGGG GTGATCAACGTTGTTATTTAAGAGCTGACTCATTCCCAGACACTACTTGGACACTGAATTGTCCACCAGGATGTGTTTATGTACAAAGACAAATGTATGGAACGGACAATGAATATTCTTCCGATTCCTTTATTTGTGCTGCTGCTATTCACGAAGGATTGCTAACAA ATGAAACTGGTGGTGAAGTAAAATTTGTCAAAGAAGATTGGAAAGCTCCATTTCTTACAAGAGTTGTCAAGAATGAAGTCAGTTCCAAACCCTCAAAGAAAGAGGATTTTTCGATGATGTCATTTATAA AACCATTAGTTGTGGGACCTTCCCCGAAGTTGATTTTCTCTCATGACAAGAGCAGCATTTCCATGTTTACTTCTGATAG CACTAAATATCAGTCACTTATTGATGGTCAAACATACGCAACTGGTGTGGCTGTCGATGTcaggaacaaaaaaatatattggatTGATATGACACAAagatcaatatggag AGGAGATTTTGATGGCAAAAAAGTAACAAATAAAAGGAAGATTATTGATCACACAAAG GTTGTGAGACCCGAAAATGTTGCTGTAGATTGGATTCATGGAAACATATTTTGGACTGATTCTGGTAGTAATTCAGTTGGAGTTGCTAAAGTCACTGGTGCAAATGTAGCACTGATAAAGAAAGGAGATAAACATTACAATCCCAGAGGATTGGCAGTTGATCCAAAAAATGG GCTTGTCTACATAACTGACTTTGGTAAAAATCCAAAGATAGAAAGATGTTCGATGTCAGTTAAAGATGAATGCGAAACACTCATTGATGATGACGTTGCGTGGCCAAGTGGAATTGCTTTGG aTATTCAGAGAAATCAAATGTGTTGGACAGATAGGAAAATTCCTATGTTATCCTGTTCAAACACAGATGGtaaaagaagaagaaatatGAAATTGTCTGAGGGGAGATTGAAAGATCCATTTGCAATCACTCTGTACAAAAATAGAG TGTACTGGACAGATTGGATCAACACATGCATTCTTAGCATCAATTTTCTGAATTGGAATGATTTGCATTTTCATGTTGGTGAACTAGAGAATCCGAGTGGCATTTCGATATATGACAGAGATGCTCAGTTATTGT ATCCAAATCAATGTGATGGTTCTCGATGTGAATATTTATGTGTTCCAAGTCAAGATGGAGCAAAATGTCAATGCAAAGATGGAAAATGTGGCCAAGTTGCGGTAAAACCTAAACCTCAGGCTGCTGTCGATATATATGTTGCTGATATGAGTACAATCATAcgattgaaattaaaattggaatcaag AGAAACTGATACAAAGACAGTGCTGAGTAGACTAGGATGGGCAGCAACAGTTGCGATTGACGCAGCAAAAGAAACAATATATTGGTCGGATACTACCTCAAAAAAAATTGAGGC TGCAAAATTATCAGATAACTTGGCCACCTCACAACGACGAACATTCCTAGACAACAGTGAAAGATATTTAGGGAAAGTAGAAGGAATAGCAATTGATCCAATAACACGACTCATCTATTGGACTGATTCATCATCAAACTCAGTTTATGTTTCTAATCTGGATCCAGTGAATGGACCTCGGCATGTTTCTCAGGTGGTGAAAGGCGATGCAAATTATAAACCTAAAGCTATTGCCTTGGATCCAGAAAGAGG tTACATGTATATTGTGAATTCGTCTCCACCTGCAAAGatacaaaaatgtgaaatgggCAAACAATCAAACTGTCAGAACATTATAAAGGATGCAGTTTTACAAGTAAACTGGATAACCATTG ATTATGAAGAGAAGAGATTATATTTCAGTGATTCAATACTTGATAAAATCGAATCATCTGATTTGGATGGAAATGGCAGAAAAGTTATTATATCTGGAAGAGCAACCATACCTCAACCTTATGCAGTTGGAATTTACAAAGATAGAG TGTATTGGAATGACTGGGGCACAAGAAGATTAATGAGCGCAGACAAAACAACAGGAAAAGACATGCATATTTTATCGAGAACATTAAGAAGACCGATGGGAATGGTTCTTTATGACCCAAAGAATCCAATGCCTG AGAAATATAGAAATCTTTGTGCAACGAATAATTGCCGACATCTCTGTTTACCCTCACCATACAAGAGAAGTGGAATACAGTATTCATGTGTTTGTCCTGAGAAGATGAAAGGTGTTTCAAATGCTCCAGAGTGCA GTGGTTCAAATGCACCGGGAATTGTCAGGCCTGTTGTGTGTGGGAGAGGATTTGAGAATTCAAAGCAAGATCCAACTCAATGTGTTGATAAAGATGAATGTAAAGTAAATAAAGGCGGTTGTCAAGAT GAATGTGAAAATAAACCAGGATCATTTGAATGTAAATGTGCCAAAGGTTCTGAATTGCAGAAAGATGGGAAATCTTGCAAAG TTTTAGTTGTGGATCCCTGTAAACCAAATCCATGCAAAAATGGTGGCGACTGCAAAACGCCTGGTTCAGATTTTATATGTGCATGTCCTGTTGGATTCAA aGGGAAAACGTGTGAAGAGATAGATGTCAGAATAAAACCAGTGGAACCATACGATCCGAAGAAAGCAATCCGATTGCATTGTGTTTCACCGATGAACTTGAACAGAAAAATTATCTGGCGGCTTAACAGAGTTGAAATAGATTTT GCCTCAGGATGGGTGTCAATAAAAGAAGAGGGAAGACTGTTGGTGATATACAGTCCACACTTTTCATATTCTGGTGTTTATACATGTCAAGTTGGTTATGGTGATACAGAAAAAACTGCTGAATTTGTTGTTAAAATACCAGCTATTCCAAGTGCAA TATGTGGAAAAGCTCCAGGAATTGATATACCAAGTCGAACAATAGTTGAAAAAGTATTAGGAGGGAAACTCACTAAAGCTTTGATGGCTCCATTCATGGCAATGCTGTATAAG AAATCAATtggaataaaaacaaaacaaggaGTGTTTTGTGGAGGAAGCATAATCGATACAAAGCATATTGTTACAGCAGCTCATTGTTTTAAAT TGATCGCTGAGGATGAAGTAACAGTATATGTTGGCAGACGAGACACAGACCTTCAATACAAAGAACCTTATGAACAATCCTCTGACATAAAGAAACTCATTAAACATGATGAATTTGATCCAGTCACATTAGATGTCGATATTGCTATTATTGTATTGAAAGATCCTATTTATTTCTCTCAGGCTGTCAAG CCCATATGCATTGCGAAACCTACCGATACTGACAAGTCAAAAGCAGCCAGGCCACCCAACTACGGTCTTGTGTTTGGTTGGGGAATAAAGAGTGATGGTACAAATTCAAAGTTTTTGCGTGAA gTCAAATTGCCAGTAGTAAAACAATCCAAGTGCAGGGAAACATACAAAATAAGTTCTACTATGTTTTGTGCTGGAGGTGACGCAGATAAGGACGCATGTGAGGGTGATTCAGGAGGACCGTTTACACTTTGGAG TGGCGACTCTTGGTATCTTGGTGGCATTGTTTCATGGGGACACACTTGTGGAATAAAGGGAAAGCCCGGTGTTTACACCAGAATTGGAACCAAGTTAAGAAGATGGATTTATGAAAAGTCTGACCTTTAA
- the LOC120346912 gene encoding ARF GTPase-activating protein GIT2-like, whose amino-acid sequence MMKSRTMPRNPVKSGIRPLSEICSDCGAPDANWASVNRGVLMCNDCASVHMTLGRHISQVKHLHKCTWHPNMLSMVQHLVSAGANSIWEHSLLDPAQMRSGKRKPNPNDNIHPTKSDFIKSKYLNLSYVHRLPLREDEHHDISKQLHSSVRTGNLETCLRLLSRGAQANFFSPERGNAPLHVASKVGQSLQVELLVAYGADPAIRDSNGKTPEDIARAENHNDLADRLVELQHELSDRFTEFVCSQTPDHKAGKHYLLPKIKDACVISPEGKRRLRALNNQTFGELAMDVYDEVDRRELERVWQEIQKGILFPGKGTNPALQTEVVPFLPVHPDYSTTRNQGRQKLAIFKEAEMNNLICDILHEVTRRQKIFDPIPPEEDPIYDIPPDEELNYFAIEKSIEPPKETVPKEEFLSIKAKLEEKNAECLRLTEQNRELSTKVTALAKQKIDLTRKIQTLLSNVPQLTQSAKSTPQAAHQSDFTALPRIGLQSPTARPSSVYNPNDSSGSTSSLHSTESSELRRRTIHVDHQGATGEDLQQSASPLVTKHDAVAAADSPSHCSNGSEYDNNSVAKDEAKSETTATSESKTTGKDAEPQQTNLNANNNLPQPTAPLAQPRPDLVSEDTAKASEPQEEAQEKTTQSNSSSPHSQVDAEEPIIWPERQALMKKTELLTRMIQTLLQTAQLKKVDSYLECAENILSAVSEVIALFDKPHLPAIKSVLSLICESAHKLRNRCKDTPPEHKSKADSHKHLTEEIIAYAYEVAKAEKQLVMMAPKEETEPSTSRAEA is encoded by the coding sequence ATGATGAAAAGCAGAACGATGCCGAGAAATCCAGTCAAATCTGGGATACGACCTCTTTCTGAAATATGTTCGGATTGTGGAGCTCCAGATGCTAACTGGGCATCAGTGAATCGTGGTGTTTTGATGTGCAATGATTGCGCAAGTGTGCACATGACTCTTGGACGACATATTTCCCAAGTGAAGCATCTGCATAAATGCACCTGGCACCCAAATATGCTCAGCATGGTGCAACATCTAGTGTCTGCGGGTGCAAATTCTATTTGGGAACACTCGCTGTTAGATCCTGCTCAAATGCGTAGTGGAAAAAGAAAACCTAATCCTAATGACAATATTCACCCAACAAAATCCGATTTTATCAAATCCAAGTATTTGAATTTGTCTTACGTTCATCGCTTACCACTCAGAGAAGATGAACATCATGACATTAGCAAACAGCTTCATTCAAGCGTGAGAACTGGTAACTTGGAAACATGTTTACGACTTTTATCTCGTGGCGCTCAAGCAAATTTTTTTAGTCCAGAAAGAGGAAATGCACCGCTTCATGTGGCATCGAAAGTTGGGCAAAGCCTGCAGGTTGAATTGCTTGTTGCTTATGGAGCGGATCCTGCTATACGAGATTCAAATGGTAAAACACCTGAAGACATAGCCAGAGCTGAGAATCATAATGATTTAGCCGATCGATTAGTTGAACTTCAGCATGAACTATCTGATAGATTCACTGAGTTCGTTTGCAGTCAAACTCCAGATCATAAGGCTGGAAAGCATTATCTTTTACCTAAGATAAAGGATGCTTGTGTGATAAGCCCAGAGGGTAAGCGGCGTCTTCGAGCTCTAAACAACCAAACATTCGGGGAATTAGCTATGGATGTTTATGATGAAGTCGACCGTCGTGAATTGGAACGAGTTTGGCAAGAAATACAGAAGGGAATTTTATTTCCTGGGAAAGGCACAAACCCAGCATTACAAACCGAGGTTGTTCCGTTTCTTCCAGTTCATCCAGATTATTCAACGACTCGTAACCAGGGTCGTCAAAAGCTAGCAATTTTCAAAGAAGCTGAAATGAATAATTTAATCTGTGATATTCTACATGAAGTCACTCGAagacagaaaatttttgatccTATTCCTCCAGAAGAAGACCCGATTTATGACATTCCACCTGATGAAGAATTGAATTACTTTGCAATCGAGAAATCTATTGAGCCACCTAAAGAAACTGTACCAAAGGAAGAGTTTCTCTCAATAAAAGCAAAATTAGAGGAGAAAAATGCTGAATGTTTGAGACTCACTGAACAAAATCGTGAGTTGTCTACAAAAGTCACAGCACTGGCAAAACAGAAGATTGATTTAACTAGAAAAATTCAAACGTTGCTTTCTAATGTTCCACAGCTAACCCAATCTGCCAAGAGCACGCCCCAAGCAGCGCACCAAAGTGATTTTACAGCACTGCCTCGAATCGGACTTCAGAGTCCTACTGCTAGACCAAGTTCTGTATATAATCCGAATGACTCATCAGGGAGTACATCGTCATTGCACTCGACTGAGAGTTCAGAGTTACGTCGTCGTACAATTCATGTTGATCATCAAGGTGCCACTGGTGAGGACCTTCAACAATCAGCAAGTCCATTAGTTACCAAGCATGATGCTGTTGCTGCGGCTGATAGCCCATCACATTGCAGTAATGGGAGTGAATACGATAATAACTCCGTTGCAAAAGACGAAGCCAAGTCTGAAACTACAGCAACGTCTGAATCGAAAACTACTGGCAAAGATGCAGAACCTCAGCAAACCAATTTAAATGCAAATAATAATCTTCCGCAACCAACAGCTCCTCTAGCACAGCCTAGGCCTGATTTAGTCTCTGAGGACACAGCTAAAGCCTCAGAGCCTCAGGAAGAAGCGCAAGAAAAAACTACTCAGAGTAATTCAAGTAGTCCTCATTCACAAGTGGATGCAGAGGAGCCAATTATTTGGCCGGAGCGTCAAGCGTTGATGAAAAAAACAGAATTACTTACTCGAATGATACAAACCTTGCTCCAAACAGCTCAATTGAAGAAAGTCGATTCCTATTTAGAATGTGCAGAGAATATTCTATCTGCAGTTTCAGAAGTTATTGCTCTATTCGACAAACCTCACCTGCCAGCAATAAAATCAGTCttatcattgatatgtgaaagTGCTCACAAGCTCAGAAATCGTTGCAAAGACACACCACCGGAGCATAAAAGTAAAGCCGATAGCCACAAGCATTTGACGGAGGAAATTATTGCTTATGCTTATGAAGTTGCTAAAGCCGAAAAGCAACTTGTTATGATGGCACCTAAGGAGGAAACCGAGCCTTCAACCTCAAGAGCTGAGGCTTGA